The DNA sequence TTTCAGGGGAGAGAGGTAGCAGGATCTGGAAAGAATTTGTGAGAGGCGTGTGAGTTGTGCAGGGCTATATAAGAGAGAAAAAAACTTCGCGTGGAGTCTCAAACCTCATAATTTGAAACTCAGTGACTGCCTTCTTAATTTAATGAAAAATTCGATGATGCGAAGCTGGCCGGGTAACCAGAGCTCATCCCCGGGAACATTGTTTAAATTCCGGATTTTAAACATCTCCAAGGTCCCTACTCCAATTGTACTCCTCACATCGCGACCATCTTAATGGTGGCATTCTGTTACAGGCATTGTTACGCTTCAGTGGACAGATGCGACTACTGTCTCCGTCCACCGATAGGATTCTTTTATCCTCAGAAATAATTATCAGGTTGAATAGAAAACAATCATGACCACATTTGACAGCACGAAAGCCTCGCTCAAGGACCTCCTTCGAGAAATCAAAATGGGAGAGATTCAACTACCTGATTTCCAGCGTGGCTGGGTCTGGGATGATGACCACATTCGTGACCTGCTAGTGAGCATTGCCCGATCCTTTCCTATTGGTGCCGTGATGCTGCTGGAATCGGGTGGCGAAGTTCGATTTGAAACACGGCCCGTCGAAGGACTGGAGAATGAAATTTCCAAAGCGAAAGTACCGGAGAAGTTGATCCTTGATGGACAACAGCGACTGACGACTCTCACACAGGCACTTTCGTTGACAGAAGCGGTAAATACCCGAACCGCTAAAGGGAAAAAAATAAAGCGGCATTACTATTTCGATATCCAGCAAGCGGTAGACGCCCCTCACTCTCTGGAGGATGCGATTATAGCAGTCGATGAAAACAGACAGTTACGTACAAATTTTGGTCGTGACGTACAGCTGGATCTGTCAACACCCGAGTTGGAATGCCAGAACCTGCACTTCCCCTGCGATCATGTGATGAGTTCAGATGACTGGGAAAGCACTTTACATGCAGTCGCTCCCGACCAATTTGGGATGTACATGAATTTTCGGAAACAAATTTTGCAGCCTTTTCGTGACTATCAGTTACCCCTGATTCTACTAAAAAAAGAGACAACCAAAGAAGCGGTCTGCCTGGTCTTTGAGAAGGTCAATACAGGAGGTGTTCAACTTTCGGTGTTTGAGTTGATTACGGCCAGTTATGCAGCCGACGGTTATAACCTGCGGGATGACTGGTTTGGCTCAAAAGTTCGCAATGTCGACTCCCGCCGGAAACGTCTGGAATCCGATCCTCTTCTGGAAGGAATCGAAGCCACGGAATTCCTGCAAGCAATCAGCCTGATCTATACACATAATCGTCGTCAGTCAGATATTTCGGAGGGAAAAACAGGAAAGCAGGTTCGACCAGTCAGTGCGAAACGAGCTGATGTATTGCAATTGCCACTGAGTGCATGGGAGGAATGGGCTGACCCCTTGGAAAAAGGATTCAGACAGGTGGGGAGCTTTCTTAAAAAGGAATGTTTCTACAAACGTCGAGAATTACCGTACAGCACACAACTTGTCCCCTTGGCTGCGATCATGACTCAGCTCGGTGATCGCTGGCTGGAACCGAAAATCTACGACAAATTAACACAGTGGTATTGGTGCGGTCTGCTGGGTGAACTCTATGGGGGAGCCGTCGAATCGCGGATGGCGAATGACTATGAGGAAGTACTGAATTGGATTGAAGATGAAGAAGCCATTCCCCGAACAGTTAGAGATGCAAACTTCCAACCCGAACGTTTCGATACCCTCCGCTCACGTTTGAGTGCTGCCTACAAAGGAATTCATATTCTCGTTCTTCGGGAGGGCTCGAAAGACTGGTTTTGGAAGGCAAGTATTAAAGAGCTGGATACCGAAGAAATTGCTCTGGATATCCATCACATTTTTCCACGAGCCTGGTGCGAAAAAATGAATATCAGCAAAGATCTGTATGACAGCATCTTGAATAAAACCTCGATTTCCTACAAAGCCAATCGCAAAATCGGTGGAGAAGCTCCTTCGGATTATCTGCCACGCATCCAAAATGAAAAACAGGTCGCGATGGATAATGCGAAAATGGACGAGTTATTGCTCAGCCATGCCCTGTCTCCAGATCTGCTTCGAAGCGATTCCTTCCATGAATTCATAGAAGATAGACGAAAGCGGTTGAGTCAATTGGTAAGTAAAGCTATGGGTAAACCAGTCAGTCAATTCTCAGAAAGCGAAGATTACGGTGACGACGATGACTAATGGTGGCCAAAAAGAAAGAGCGACAAAGCCTGTATGGTGAAATAACCCACTAACACGCAGTGTTCCGGAAATAAGGGATATCGTTATCTCTGCAGCCGGGCAGACGGCGGTTCATTAGCAACACCAAAGGGAATATTCTTCGGAATTTCCTTCCACCTAGAATCGCAGGATTACAACGCTGCTTGGATCACCA is a window from the Gimesia benthica genome containing:
- a CDS encoding GmrSD restriction endonuclease domain-containing protein, producing the protein MTTFDSTKASLKDLLREIKMGEIQLPDFQRGWVWDDDHIRDLLVSIARSFPIGAVMLLESGGEVRFETRPVEGLENEISKAKVPEKLILDGQQRLTTLTQALSLTEAVNTRTAKGKKIKRHYYFDIQQAVDAPHSLEDAIIAVDENRQLRTNFGRDVQLDLSTPELECQNLHFPCDHVMSSDDWESTLHAVAPDQFGMYMNFRKQILQPFRDYQLPLILLKKETTKEAVCLVFEKVNTGGVQLSVFELITASYAADGYNLRDDWFGSKVRNVDSRRKRLESDPLLEGIEATEFLQAISLIYTHNRRQSDISEGKTGKQVRPVSAKRADVLQLPLSAWEEWADPLEKGFRQVGSFLKKECFYKRRELPYSTQLVPLAAIMTQLGDRWLEPKIYDKLTQWYWCGLLGELYGGAVESRMANDYEEVLNWIEDEEAIPRTVRDANFQPERFDTLRSRLSAAYKGIHILVLREGSKDWFWKASIKELDTEEIALDIHHIFPRAWCEKMNISKDLYDSILNKTSISYKANRKIGGEAPSDYLPRIQNEKQVAMDNAKMDELLLSHALSPDLLRSDSFHEFIEDRRKRLSQLVSKAMGKPVSQFSESEDYGDDDD